The Actinocatenispora sera genome has a window encoding:
- a CDS encoding DUF1360 domain-containing protein, which produces MTNPARRAVERLAKRYGQGSSRPLYGYLTVVAVYSGTAATAAALARLTGRQALRLALSDVFLLTTATHKLSRLLTKDAVTSPLRAPFTRYQEPAGEGELNEGVRASGTGHAVGELLVCPFCAAVWVATGLTAGMVFAPRLTRLVATTFTAVAGSDFLNLGYDAAKQRLDQLAS; this is translated from the coding sequence ATGACAAACCCGGCACGCCGTGCCGTGGAACGGCTCGCGAAACGGTACGGGCAGGGCTCGTCCCGGCCGCTGTACGGCTACCTCACGGTCGTGGCGGTCTACTCCGGTACGGCAGCCACCGCCGCCGCGCTCGCCCGCCTGACCGGCCGGCAGGCACTCCGGCTGGCACTGTCGGACGTGTTCCTGCTCACCACCGCCACCCACAAGCTGAGCCGGCTGCTCACCAAGGACGCCGTGACGAGCCCGCTGCGGGCGCCGTTCACCCGGTACCAGGAGCCGGCGGGTGAGGGCGAACTCAACGAGGGGGTCCGGGCCTCGGGCACCGGCCACGCGGTCGGCGAGCTGCTGGTGTGCCCGTTCTGCGCGGCGGTCTGGGTGGCCACCGGGCTGACCGCGGGAATGGTCTTCGCGCCCCGGCTGACCCGGCTGGTGGCCACCACCTTCACCGCGGTGGCCGGATCGGACTTCCTGAACCTCGGCTACGACGCCGCCAAGCAACGGCTGGACCAGCTCGCGTCGTGA
- a CDS encoding SDR family oxidoreductase, giving the protein MPQVVVVTGASGGVGRAVVRAFARRHDRIALLARGQQGLASAADDVRQAGGTPLVVATDVADAEQVADAADRVERELGPIDVWVNVAMTTVFAPFDRIEPAEFRRVTEVDYLGFVYGTMAALRHMKPRDHGTIVHVGSALAYRGIPLQSAYCGAKHAIQGFHESLRCELLHEGSKVRVTMVQMPGLNTPQFTWVRSRLPRRAQPVPPIYQPEVAARAVLHAADHPRRREYWVGTSTAVTLLLNAVVPGLLDRYLARTAFSGQQTDQRRRPDDPENLFAPADSRAGHDFGAHGRFDETAKARDPQPWLSRHHGVLATTAVTAAGLCGVAAARQVRRGRHPG; this is encoded by the coding sequence ATGCCGCAGGTCGTCGTGGTCACCGGTGCCAGTGGAGGGGTCGGCCGGGCCGTGGTGCGGGCCTTTGCACGCCGGCACGACCGGATCGCGCTGCTCGCCCGCGGACAGCAGGGCCTGGCGTCCGCGGCGGACGATGTGCGCCAGGCCGGCGGTACCCCGCTGGTGGTGGCGACCGACGTGGCCGACGCCGAGCAGGTGGCCGACGCGGCCGACCGGGTCGAGCGAGAGCTGGGTCCGATCGACGTGTGGGTCAACGTGGCGATGACGACGGTGTTCGCGCCGTTCGACCGGATCGAGCCGGCGGAGTTCCGGCGCGTCACCGAGGTCGACTACCTCGGCTTCGTGTACGGCACGATGGCCGCGTTGCGGCACATGAAGCCGCGCGATCACGGCACGATCGTGCACGTCGGGTCCGCGCTGGCGTACCGCGGAATCCCGCTGCAGTCCGCGTACTGCGGTGCCAAGCACGCGATCCAGGGCTTCCACGAATCGCTGCGCTGCGAGCTGCTGCACGAGGGCAGCAAGGTACGGGTGACGATGGTGCAGATGCCCGGCCTCAACACGCCGCAGTTCACCTGGGTACGCTCCCGGCTGCCGCGCCGGGCCCAGCCGGTACCGCCGATCTACCAGCCGGAGGTCGCCGCCCGCGCGGTGCTGCACGCCGCCGACCATCCGCGCCGCCGGGAGTACTGGGTCGGCACCAGCACCGCGGTCACGTTGCTGCTCAACGCCGTCGTACCGGGGCTGCTGGACCGTTACCTCGCGCGCACCGCGTTCTCCGGGCAGCAGACCGATCAGCGGCGGCGCCCCGACGACCCGGAGAACCTCTTCGCGCCGGCGGACAGCCGCGCCGGGCACGACTTCGGCGCGCACGGCCGGTTCGACGAGACGGCGAAGGCCCGCGACCCGCAACCGTGGCTGTCCCGCCACCACGGGGTACTGGCGACCACCGCGGTCACCGCCGCCGGGCTGTGCGGTGTGGCCGCGGCCCGGCAGGTGCGGCGCGGCCGGCATCCGGGCTGA
- a CDS encoding FAD-binding and (Fe-S)-binding domain-containing protein produces the protein MSDVTGPVRELTPADLADLDVTRLATALRDRVDGEVRFDAGTRGTYATDGSNYRQVPIGVVLPRSVEAGVEAMRVCAEFGAPVLSRGAGTSLGGQCTNVAVIIDWTKYCHRLVSVDPQRRTCVVEPGIVLDELNRQLSDHGLKFGPKPSTHSHCTLGGMIGNNSCGASAQAYGKTVDSVRRLEICTPDGSRFWIGPTTAEEDERILAAGDRRAEIHRGLRAIADRYAEDIRSGYPDIPRRVSGYNLDSLLPEHGPNPARALVGSEGTLCAVLHAEIELVPVEAADAILVLGYDDICAAADDVPAILAHSEPSQLEAIDDRMAQLMREEHAYLDSLDQLPAGNSWLLIQFFGDDKEDADRKATDLVAALGRSTDDERVALSDDTVREQEMLKAREAGLGVTARPPDDRETWEGWEDSAVGPDRLGDYLRDLKALFDEFDYDHPALYGHFGQGCVHTRIPFELTTADGVAAFREFLHRTARLVVSYGGSLSGEHGDGQARGELLTIMFGPRLVEAFGELKRLFDPDNRMNPGKVVSPHPVDGQLRLGADWHPGTFDTEFGYPHDDHSFTSAVLRCVGIGNCRSHTGDVMCPSYRATGEEEHSTRGRARLLFEMMNGHEDSAITNGWRSTEVRDALDLCLACKGCKSDCPVGVDMATYKAEFLSHHYAHRLRPTAHYALGWLPLWAQLVRPAPRLANAALRAPVLSALGKRIAGVAAEREAPPFAARPFVDWWRAQRRPEPDPDDPRTVVLWPDTFSNHFHPHVARAAVQVLEAAGLHVAVPEKPVCCGLTWISTGQLTTAKKVLRRTVAALRPWLSAGTPIIGLEPSCTAVFRSDAPELLDGDPDIERLSGQVSTFSEALLRHAPDDWQPPQLARRALVQTHCHQHAVLGSDPDAELLRRADIDADFLDSGCCGLAGNFGFERGHHDVSMACAERVLLPAVRDAAPDALVLADGFSCRTQIEEAGTGRRAMHLAEALAMGLSGHAPVQRPEMVAAPRPAPSARAGKAVTAVAAGLLTGAALTAVPLIRGSIRTLRHRR, from the coding sequence ATGAGCGACGTGACAGGTCCGGTACGCGAACTGACACCGGCCGATCTGGCCGACCTCGATGTGACGCGTCTCGCGACGGCGCTGCGTGACCGGGTCGACGGCGAGGTCCGGTTCGACGCGGGCACCCGCGGCACGTACGCGACGGACGGCTCGAACTACCGCCAGGTGCCCATCGGGGTGGTGCTGCCGCGCTCGGTCGAGGCCGGTGTCGAGGCGATGCGGGTGTGCGCCGAGTTCGGTGCCCCGGTGCTGTCCCGCGGCGCCGGTACCAGCCTGGGCGGCCAGTGCACCAACGTCGCGGTGATCATCGACTGGACCAAGTACTGCCACCGGTTGGTCTCGGTGGATCCGCAGCGGCGCACCTGCGTGGTGGAGCCCGGCATCGTGTTGGACGAGCTGAACCGTCAACTGTCCGACCACGGTCTCAAGTTCGGGCCGAAGCCGTCGACGCACAGCCACTGCACGCTCGGCGGGATGATCGGCAACAACTCGTGCGGCGCCTCGGCCCAGGCGTACGGGAAGACCGTGGACAGCGTGCGCCGGCTGGAGATCTGCACCCCGGACGGCAGCCGGTTCTGGATCGGTCCCACCACGGCCGAGGAGGACGAGCGGATCCTCGCCGCGGGCGACCGGCGCGCCGAGATCCATCGCGGCCTGCGCGCGATCGCGGACCGCTACGCCGAGGACATCCGGTCCGGCTACCCGGACATCCCGCGCCGGGTGTCCGGCTACAACCTCGACTCGCTGCTGCCCGAGCACGGCCCGAACCCGGCGCGGGCGCTGGTCGGCAGCGAGGGCACGCTGTGCGCGGTGCTGCACGCCGAGATCGAGCTGGTACCGGTGGAGGCGGCCGACGCGATCCTGGTCCTCGGCTACGACGACATCTGTGCCGCCGCCGATGACGTGCCGGCGATCCTGGCGCACAGCGAACCCTCGCAGCTGGAGGCGATCGACGACCGGATGGCGCAGCTGATGCGCGAGGAGCATGCCTACCTGGATTCGCTGGACCAGTTGCCGGCCGGCAACAGCTGGCTGCTGATCCAGTTCTTCGGCGACGACAAGGAGGACGCGGACCGCAAGGCGACCGACCTGGTGGCCGCGCTGGGCCGGTCCACCGACGACGAACGGGTAGCGCTGTCCGACGACACGGTGCGCGAGCAGGAGATGCTGAAGGCGCGCGAGGCCGGCCTCGGTGTCACCGCCCGGCCGCCGGACGACCGCGAGACCTGGGAGGGCTGGGAGGACTCGGCGGTCGGGCCCGACCGGCTCGGCGACTATCTGCGCGACCTGAAGGCGCTGTTCGACGAGTTCGACTACGACCACCCGGCGCTGTACGGGCACTTCGGCCAGGGCTGCGTGCACACCAGGATCCCGTTCGAGCTGACCACCGCCGACGGGGTGGCCGCGTTCCGGGAGTTCCTGCACCGTACCGCGCGCCTGGTCGTGTCGTACGGCGGGTCGCTGTCCGGTGAGCACGGCGACGGGCAGGCCCGCGGGGAGCTGCTCACCATCATGTTCGGCCCGCGGCTGGTCGAGGCGTTCGGCGAGCTGAAGCGGCTGTTCGATCCGGACAACCGGATGAACCCGGGCAAGGTCGTGAGTCCCCACCCGGTCGACGGCCAGCTGCGGCTCGGCGCCGACTGGCACCCGGGCACGTTCGACACGGAGTTCGGCTACCCGCACGACGACCACAGCTTCACCAGCGCGGTGCTGCGGTGCGTCGGCATCGGCAACTGCCGCTCGCACACCGGCGACGTGATGTGCCCGTCGTACCGGGCGACCGGCGAGGAGGAGCACTCCACCCGCGGCCGGGCCCGGCTGCTGTTCGAGATGATGAACGGGCACGAGGACTCGGCTATCACGAACGGCTGGCGTTCCACCGAGGTACGCGACGCGCTCGATCTGTGTCTGGCCTGCAAGGGATGCAAGAGCGACTGCCCGGTCGGCGTGGACATGGCCACCTACAAGGCGGAGTTCCTGTCGCACCACTATGCGCACCGGCTGCGGCCCACCGCGCACTACGCGCTCGGCTGGCTTCCGCTGTGGGCGCAGCTGGTCCGGCCGGCGCCGCGGCTGGCGAACGCCGCCCTGCGCGCACCGGTGCTGTCGGCGCTCGGCAAGCGGATCGCCGGTGTCGCGGCGGAACGCGAGGCACCGCCGTTCGCGGCGCGGCCGTTCGTCGACTGGTGGCGGGCACAGCGGCGCCCCGAGCCGGACCCGGACGATCCACGCACCGTCGTGTTGTGGCCGGACACGTTCAGCAACCACTTCCACCCGCACGTGGCGCGCGCCGCGGTACAGGTGCTGGAGGCGGCCGGGCTGCACGTCGCGGTACCGGAGAAACCCGTGTGTTGCGGGCTGACCTGGATCTCCACCGGGCAGCTCACGACCGCGAAGAAGGTCCTGCGGCGCACCGTCGCGGCGCTGCGACCGTGGCTGTCCGCCGGTACCCCGATCATCGGGCTGGAACCCTCCTGTACGGCGGTGTTCCGCTCCGACGCACCGGAGTTGCTGGACGGCGATCCGGACATCGAACGGCTGTCCGGTCAGGTGTCGACGTTCTCCGAGGCGCTGCTGCGCCACGCGCCGGACGACTGGCAACCGCCACAGTTGGCCCGGCGGGCGCTGGTGCAGACGCACTGCCACCAGCACGCGGTACTCGGCAGCGACCCGGACGCCGAGCTGTTGCGCCGCGCCGACATCGACGCCGACTTCCTCGACTCCGGCTGCTGCGGGCTGGCCGGCAACTTCGGCTTCGAGCGCGGCCACCACGACGTGTCGATGGCCTGCGCGGAACGGGTACTGCTGCCCGCGGTGCGCGACGCGGCGCCCGACGCGCTGGTTCTCGCCGACGGCTTCAGCTGCCGCACCCAGATCGAGGAGGCGGGTACCGGCCGCCGGGCCATGCACCTGGCGGAGGCGCTGGCGATGGGGCTGTCCGGGCATGCGCCGGTGCAGCGCCCGGAAATGGTCGCCGCGCCCCGGCCGGCACCGTCCGCACGGGCCGGTAAGGCCGTCACCGCGGTCGCCGCCGGCCTGCTCACCGGGGCGGCGCTGACCGCCGTACCGCTGATCCGCGGCAGCATCCGCACCCTGCGCCACCGCCGCTGA
- a CDS encoding S53 family peptidase: MGSRLRTAGFAVLAAAGLVAMSGTATAAPAQAGTTARTMHSCATVTAGHAHCLAEMRTDVHRSNAAVRKAAATPSGYGPADLQSAYKLPSGSAGNGQTVAIVDAYDAPTAEQDLAVYRSQYGLPACTTANGCFRKVDQNGGTNYPRKNGGWAQEISLDLDMVSAVCPNCHILLVEAKSSSFANLGAAVNRAATMGADVISNSYGGSDASDANYGQYYNHPGIAITVSSGDAGYGVEYPASSHYVTAVGGTSLRADSSSRGWSESAWSGAGSGCSAYNTALSGQSGVGTGCGKRAVADVSAVADPNTGVAVYDSTAYQGYSGWMVFGGTSVAAPVIGAVYGLAGNAGSIDNNYPYAHASSLFDVTSGSNGSCSTSQWCRSRTGWDGPTGLGTPNGVGAF, translated from the coding sequence ATGGGTTCACGCCTGCGTACCGCCGGATTCGCGGTCCTCGCAGCGGCGGGGCTGGTGGCCATGTCCGGTACCGCGACGGCCGCCCCGGCACAGGCCGGCACGACCGCGCGCACGATGCACTCGTGCGCCACCGTCACCGCCGGCCACGCGCACTGCCTGGCGGAGATGCGTACCGACGTGCACCGCAGCAACGCCGCCGTGCGCAAGGCGGCGGCGACACCGTCCGGGTACGGACCGGCGGACCTGCAGTCGGCCTACAAGCTGCCGTCCGGCAGCGCCGGCAACGGGCAGACCGTGGCGATCGTCGACGCGTACGACGCGCCGACCGCCGAGCAGGACCTGGCCGTCTACCGCAGCCAGTACGGCCTGCCGGCGTGCACGACCGCCAACGGCTGCTTCCGCAAGGTCGACCAGAACGGCGGCACCAACTACCCGCGCAAGAACGGCGGCTGGGCGCAGGAGATCTCGCTGGACCTCGACATGGTCTCGGCGGTGTGCCCGAACTGCCACATCCTGCTGGTGGAGGCCAAGAGCAGCTCGTTCGCGAACCTCGGCGCGGCGGTCAACCGCGCCGCCACCATGGGCGCGGACGTGATCAGCAACAGCTACGGCGGCTCCGACGCCTCCGACGCCAACTACGGCCAGTACTACAACCACCCGGGCATCGCGATCACCGTCAGCTCGGGCGACGCCGGCTACGGGGTGGAGTACCCGGCCTCCTCGCACTACGTCACCGCGGTCGGCGGTACGTCGCTGCGCGCCGACTCCAGCTCGCGTGGCTGGTCGGAGTCGGCCTGGAGCGGCGCCGGTTCCGGCTGCTCGGCCTACAACACCGCGCTGTCCGGCCAGTCCGGTGTCGGTACCGGCTGCGGCAAGCGGGCGGTCGCGGACGTGTCCGCGGTGGCCGACCCCAACACCGGTGTCGCCGTCTACGACAGCACCGCCTACCAGGGCTACTCGGGCTGGATGGTGTTCGGCGGTACCAGCGTCGCGGCCCCGGTCATCGGCGCCGTGTACGGCCTGGCCGGCAACGCCGGCAGCATCGACAACAACTACCCGTACGCGCACGCCTCGTCGCTGTTCGACGTGACGAGCGGTTCGAACGGGTCGTGCAGCACCAGCCAGTGGTGCCGGTCGCGCACCGGCTGGGACGGTCCGACCGGCCTCGGCACCCCGAACGGCGTCGGAGCCTTCTGA
- a CDS encoding type II toxin-antitoxin system HicA family toxin → MKAREVNRKIERLGGYQLRQRGSHRRYEAIKGTITARTTVPQHAGDIPAGTLRSIEKAMEPVFGQGWLQ, encoded by the coding sequence GTGAAGGCGCGGGAAGTGAACCGGAAGATCGAGCGGCTCGGCGGCTACCAGCTGCGGCAGCGCGGCTCGCACCGCCGGTATGAAGCGATCAAAGGCACCATCACCGCCCGCACCACCGTGCCGCAGCACGCCGGGGACATCCCCGCTGGGACCCTGCGGTCCATCGAGAAGGCCATGGAGCCCGTGTTCGGACAGGGGTGGTTGCAGTGA
- a CDS encoding enolase C-terminal domain-like protein: MSRPDVAVDAVDAAAFTVPTEVPEADGTLSWDSTTLVTATVRAGPVTGFGYTYADAACVPLIRGKLAGAAVGVDALDVPYGWGRMQRAIRNLGRPGLASCALSAVDTAWWDAASQLAELPLARLLGLARTEVPVYGSGGFTSYDDGQLTDALTGWLSRGMRRVKIKIGESWGSRVERDLARVALTRETVGPEVELYVDANGGYAVGQAIRVGRRLSEWDVRWFEEPVSSDDLAGLRRISDLVEPDVAAGEYGYDLVYFARMVDAVDCLQADATRCGGYTEWLRIAALAAAHNRELSGHCAPSLTVPVAAATPNFRHLEWFADHDRIERMLLDGVPDPSGGAAQPDLSTPGHGLHLRDADADPYRVA, from the coding sequence GTGAGCCGGCCGGACGTCGCGGTCGATGCCGTGGATGCCGCCGCGTTCACGGTGCCGACCGAGGTTCCGGAGGCCGACGGCACCCTGTCCTGGGACTCGACCACCCTGGTGACCGCGACGGTACGGGCCGGGCCGGTCACCGGCTTCGGCTACACCTACGCCGACGCGGCCTGCGTTCCGCTGATCCGCGGCAAGCTCGCCGGCGCCGCGGTCGGCGTGGACGCGCTGGACGTGCCGTACGGGTGGGGCCGGATGCAGCGGGCGATCCGCAACCTGGGCCGGCCCGGGCTCGCGTCCTGTGCCCTGTCCGCGGTGGACACCGCCTGGTGGGACGCCGCGTCCCAGCTCGCCGAACTGCCGCTGGCCCGGCTGCTCGGCCTGGCCCGCACCGAGGTACCGGTGTACGGCTCCGGCGGGTTCACCAGCTACGACGACGGGCAGCTCACCGATGCGCTCACCGGCTGGCTGTCCCGCGGGATGCGCCGCGTCAAGATCAAGATCGGGGAGTCCTGGGGCAGCCGGGTCGAGCGGGACCTGGCGCGCGTCGCGCTCACCCGCGAGACGGTCGGCCCCGAAGTCGAGCTCTACGTCGACGCGAACGGCGGATACGCTGTCGGACAAGCGATCCGGGTCGGGCGGCGACTGTCCGAGTGGGACGTACGGTGGTTCGAGGAGCCGGTGTCGTCGGACGATCTGGCCGGGCTGCGGCGGATCAGCGATCTGGTCGAGCCGGACGTCGCGGCCGGAGAGTACGGCTACGACCTGGTCTACTTCGCCCGGATGGTCGATGCGGTCGACTGCCTGCAGGCCGACGCAACCCGGTGCGGCGGGTACACCGAATGGCTGCGGATCGCGGCCCTCGCCGCCGCGCACAACCGCGAGCTGTCCGGGCACTGCGCGCCGAGCCTGACCGTACCGGTCGCCGCCGCCACCCCGAACTTCCGGCACCTGGAGTGGTTCGCCGACCATGACCGGATCGAGCGGATGCTGCTCGACGGCGTACCCGATCCGTCCGGTGGCGCGGCCCAACCGGACCTGTCCACCCCGGGCCACGGCCTGCACCTGCGTGACGCCGACGCCGACCCCTACCGCGTCGCCTGA
- a CDS encoding thiamine pyrophosphate-requiring protein, translating into MAQKVADYLLERLRDWGVERVFSYAGDGINGLLAAWARADDKPRFIQARHEELAAFEACGYAKFSGKVGVCAATSGPGAIHLLNGLYDAKLDHVPVVAIVGQTNRSAMGGSYQQEVDLMSLFKDVAADYLQMVTVPEQLPNVLDRAMRVAMSRRTVTALIVPGDVQELDYSPPTHAFKMVPSSLGLAAATPMPPDDEIRRAADVLNAGEKVAILVGQGAAGAVAEVEQTADVLGAGVAKALIGKDVLPDDLPYVTGAIGLLGTRPSYEMMMGCDTLLTVGSSFPYTQFMPELDQARGVQIEIDPTMVGMRYPYEVNLVGDAAATLRALIPLLQRKQKRDWREEIESNVTRWWEVMDRRAAVDADPINPEYVFHALSPLLPDDAMITSDSGSAANWYARHLKFHGRMRGSLSGNLATMCPGLPYAVGAKFAHPDRPAFALVGDGAMQMNGINELLTAAMYYQEWDDPRLIVGVLNNGDLNQVTWEMRAMAGSPQFEPSQKLPQFPYAAYASLIGLTGIEVTKPDQVTGAWEQALAADRPCLIEFVTDPSVPPIPPHASWDQMEKAAEAILKGDPERWSVLKEGVKSKMQEMLPGDAQGRNHQ; encoded by the coding sequence ATGGCGCAGAAGGTCGCTGACTACCTGTTGGAACGGCTCCGCGACTGGGGTGTGGAGCGGGTGTTCAGCTATGCTGGTGACGGCATCAACGGGTTGCTCGCCGCGTGGGCGCGCGCGGACGACAAGCCGAGGTTCATCCAGGCCCGGCACGAGGAGCTGGCCGCGTTCGAGGCCTGCGGGTACGCCAAGTTCTCCGGCAAGGTGGGCGTGTGCGCGGCGACGTCCGGCCCGGGTGCCATCCACCTGCTGAACGGGCTGTACGACGCGAAGCTGGACCACGTCCCGGTGGTGGCGATCGTCGGGCAGACCAACCGCAGCGCGATGGGTGGCTCGTACCAGCAGGAAGTCGACCTGATGTCGCTGTTCAAGGACGTGGCGGCCGACTACCTGCAGATGGTCACGGTGCCCGAGCAGCTGCCGAACGTGCTGGACCGGGCGATGCGGGTGGCGATGTCGCGGCGCACGGTCACGGCGCTGATCGTCCCGGGTGACGTGCAGGAGCTGGACTACTCGCCGCCGACGCACGCGTTCAAGATGGTGCCGTCCAGCCTCGGCCTGGCCGCCGCTACCCCGATGCCCCCGGACGACGAGATCCGCCGCGCGGCGGACGTGCTCAACGCGGGGGAGAAGGTGGCGATCCTGGTCGGCCAGGGCGCGGCCGGTGCGGTGGCCGAGGTCGAGCAGACCGCCGACGTGCTCGGCGCCGGTGTGGCGAAGGCGCTGATCGGCAAGGACGTGCTGCCCGACGACCTGCCGTACGTGACCGGCGCGATCGGGCTGCTCGGCACGCGGCCCAGCTACGAGATGATGATGGGCTGCGACACGCTGCTCACCGTCGGCTCCAGCTTCCCGTACACCCAGTTCATGCCGGAGCTGGACCAGGCGCGCGGGGTGCAGATCGAGATCGATCCGACGATGGTCGGCATGCGCTACCCGTACGAGGTGAACCTGGTCGGCGACGCGGCCGCCACCCTACGGGCGCTGATCCCGTTGCTGCAGCGCAAGCAGAAGCGCGACTGGCGCGAGGAGATCGAGTCGAACGTGACCCGGTGGTGGGAGGTCATGGACCGCCGCGCCGCGGTCGACGCCGACCCGATCAACCCGGAGTACGTGTTCCACGCGCTGTCGCCGTTGCTGCCGGACGACGCGATGATCACGTCCGACTCCGGGTCGGCGGCCAACTGGTACGCCCGGCACCTGAAGTTCCACGGCCGGATGCGGGGTTCGCTGTCGGGCAACCTCGCCACCATGTGCCCGGGCCTGCCGTACGCGGTGGGTGCCAAGTTCGCGCATCCGGACCGGCCGGCGTTCGCGCTCGTCGGGGACGGCGCGATGCAGATGAACGGCATCAACGAGCTGCTCACCGCCGCGATGTACTACCAGGAGTGGGACGATCCGCGGCTGATCGTCGGCGTGCTCAACAACGGCGACCTCAACCAGGTCACCTGGGAGATGCGGGCGATGGCCGGCTCGCCGCAGTTCGAGCCGTCGCAGAAGCTGCCGCAGTTCCCGTACGCGGCGTACGCCAGCCTGATCGGGCTGACCGGCATCGAGGTCACCAAACCCGACCAGGTCACCGGTGCGTGGGAGCAGGCGCTCGCCGCGGACCGGCCGTGCCTGATCGAGTTCGTCACCGACCCGTCGGTACCGCCGATCCCACCGCACGCCAGCTGGGACCAGATGGAGAAGGCGGCCGAGGCGATCCTCAAGGGCGACCCGGAGCGCTGGAGCGTGCTCAAGGAAGGCGTCAAGTCGAAGATGCAGGAGATGCTGCCCGGCGACGCGCAGGGCCGGAACCACCAGTGA